One Loxodonta africana isolate mLoxAfr1 chromosome 6, mLoxAfr1.hap2, whole genome shotgun sequence DNA window includes the following coding sequences:
- the NPPC gene encoding C-type natriuretic peptide isoform X2, with protein sequence MHLSQLLACALLLTLLSLRPSQAKPGAPPKAPRTPPGEEVTETQASGGGQKKGDKAPGGANLKGDGSRLLRDLRVDTKARAAWSPRLMHEHPNARKYKGGNKKGLSKGCFGLKLDRIGSRSGLGC encoded by the exons ATGCACCTCTCCCAGCTGCTGGCCTGCGCCCTGCTGCTCACACTGCTCTCGCTCCGGCCTTCCCAAGCCAAGCCCGGGGCGCCACCGAAG GCCCCACGCACCCCGCCGGGAGAGGAGGTGACCGAGACCCAGGCTTCAGGTGGCGGTCAGAAAAAGGGCGACAAAGCTCCCGGGGGCGCCAATCTCAAGGGTGACGGATCGCGACTGCTCCGGGACCTGCGCGTGGACACCAAGGCGCGGGCAGCGTGGTCTCCTCGCCTTATGCACGAGCACCCCAACGCGCGCAAATACAAAGGAGGCAACAAGAAGGGCTTGTCCAAGGGCTGCTTCGGCCTCAAACTGGACCGGATCGGCTCCAGGAGCGGCCTGGGATGTTAG
- the NPPC gene encoding C-type natriuretic peptide isoform X1, which translates to MLLARASRAPQRPPRSHRASLHLPTLFLRQAPRTPPGEEVTETQASGGGQKKGDKAPGGANLKGDGSRLLRDLRVDTKARAAWSPRLMHEHPNARKYKGGNKKGLSKGCFGLKLDRIGSRSGLGC; encoded by the coding sequence ATGCTTCTGGCCAGAGCATCACGGGCCCCGCAAAGGCCCCCGCGCAGCCACCGCGCTTCCCTGCACCTGCCTACTCTTTTCCTCCGACAGGCCCCACGCACCCCGCCGGGAGAGGAGGTGACCGAGACCCAGGCTTCAGGTGGCGGTCAGAAAAAGGGCGACAAAGCTCCCGGGGGCGCCAATCTCAAGGGTGACGGATCGCGACTGCTCCGGGACCTGCGCGTGGACACCAAGGCGCGGGCAGCGTGGTCTCCTCGCCTTATGCACGAGCACCCCAACGCGCGCAAATACAAAGGAGGCAACAAGAAGGGCTTGTCCAAGGGCTGCTTCGGCCTCAAACTGGACCGGATCGGCTCCAGGAGCGGCCTGGGATGTTAG